tctaactttaatcgaaataaattctcaattaaaattaaaaaaccttggactcatatgattgatatgttatgtagatTTAACACCATGCTAACTTGCTATAATGTAAAAACcattacttttacttgattaagaagcaaaaaaaatggctaaaaataaatcacaacaagaataaaaaataacaaacaaatttattcatctaaccttagaatccaattaagaaattacaataaaatcaaCCCGAGAGGCTTAACACTTCATGAAATGtagaaataacatgaaaaaaaaaagaagagagggtGGAGAACATGAGAGAAGAGAGGGAGGACGAAATTTAAACCCTTAAAGGGTTGCTAAGCTTTGCTAATGTGTTTTCTTAAGTCTgtttatatagaaattgaatTGGACTTTATTTCAGGCGTTTCGATTGTTGTGATCTTCTTTATGATAATGTAATCTCCTCCAATTATCCTCTAAATAATCCAATACCTTCAATATATATTTGACTGTTGtggagatctaaaaatattatagaagaAATTTTctagattaaaaaagatttgacaaatattatcttttgatattattgatatagttaaataaggtaactatttaacaatatcaattaaaatatcttaagatatattttccccaaattatctttaatcataaacatttaccAATTATCAAAGCCcttttagtagaaaaaatagagaaaactaCAAGATCCAATTTTTGTTACATGTTTCCTCTTCTGGacttagccaaatttcttcactttttcatgaTATCTTGCATTGACTTCTTGTGATCTTGATTATTTGCTATTGTTGGAAACAtgatggcttagtttcaacaccaagaggaggggtgaattggtgaggttaaaaaatcagagttttgttaaaatctttttcgcaaagtataaagctttacaaagttttttgaatcgcaaggaataagaagtttaagtgcagcggaaaaataaagttgactacgcaaaatgtaaagtcgacttaaagtaaagagttcagggaaagagaaagcaaacacagagtatttatactagttcggcccaatgcctacatccaatgtcctccCACAACCAGGAAaccaatgcactatattagaCAAGGTTTTTacacaaagatctgcaacaagatatcctCTATTCTgtaatcttcaacccactttgaacaatcctcaaagtgtacagaaCTCCACAAGTTCTCTTCTtgttgttggaaaataggtaggcttcgtttcaacaccaagaggggggtgaattggtcaAGTCtcaaaattagagtctttttaaaatctttttcacaaagtagaaacctttacacaatttcttgaatcgcaagtaatgaaaaattaagtgCATcggaaaatcaaagtagactacgctAATTATAGATtcaactgaatgtaaaagagtatgcatagagaattcaaacgcaagttttatactagttcggcctcaatgcctacatctagtgtcctcccaatcccaggaagcaaatgcattataatggtcaaggattttacaacaaggcttttatagagaactccacgtcaaaaatataaaacacctctctagccctctaaccaaaatataggcagaaaCACACAAGAAGATCTGCAGCAAGAATCCTCTCtcctgcaatcttcaacccactttgaataatcctcaaagtgtccagactccacgagtctaccccttgtaatcacaacaggtacaacaatCTTTAACGGATTGCAACACGATCCTTGATCAAACaaagaacacctcaattgtgcagataatgatcaagcaaTAAGCATATTCTTCatcagaacctcttcaaagaatgatcTCCACGGTCTTCTTCATGAGTTCTTCGAGCACTAAAACACAgagaatcaatctgaaacagaatatgaaaatgtcagttCTTCCAAAAATTCTTTGAATAACttaggtctcgtctatttatagatttccataaatcagacgctcctatagtcaactaagctactaatagacTCGACTGTCCTCTGACAgtaataacagttaagtcaaagtaGTAGCtgtcaagtcaaacaaattaattccacatttaatacagttgactctcattcaatgcttaactaacttttaaaaatatagtcgttactgttcacaagcataaaaaaatctcaaataaaacaactaacaaagtcgaatgcatagcgcacatagtcgactttgacacatgtgcacatattgaaattcttttcaatgtaaaatctcacatagcactgtatttgaaaatctgtgcaaagtctttagtcttaatcgattcaattaataatgaagtcgacttaggACATGCAGATTtgtcacacaatataagttcatcaaagtgcatgtggttttccttttccaaaacatatgcaaTACAATCACAACAGATGTAAAATATATCAGAACAGTGAAcatgcattcatatattaagatcaacacaaaacatgttcaacaagattaAAATCAAACCGAAGattggaacatgtaacacatcaacaatacatgtgttattaataatgtgttgtcatcataaaaaacaagagTGAataagcactgtgagattaaggttagctaaaccagtgtttcccttatcaacaatctcaacacctgtaatcccaacagggcAGTCCAATCTTAAATAGATTGATAAAAGTCTTGATTAATATGATGAACACCAGCAGTGCAGActttgatcaaacagtaagcgcagaTTTCTTCGTCCTAAAAGACTTCTTGAAAGAAAGATCTCttccgtcttcttgatgagttcttggagtgTTTCCACAAAGATCACATTCTGAAACAGcaaatgaaattgttaaaaCAACCAAAGTCTTTGTGAATTACataatcacgtctatttatagttttctatgaaacagatgctcctgtagtcgactttGCCACTAGTGTAGTCGACTGTCACCacacagttataacagttaaaacaattagCAGCAGTCAAACCGACCAAATTCATTAtgcatttaattcagttgacttgcatttaatgcttgaACATAGAATTGAAATATAGCCATTATAGTTCataagcattaacagaatttgaAAACATTAACTAAATAAGTCGAATTCCCTGCGCATGCAGTCGATTTTAACACTTCaaatcagttttgaaaaacttttcattgCAAAGTTACTCACAGCACTATTTtagaaaatctgtgcaaagtctcgatttttaatcgacttacttcataatgaagtcgacttaaaacttgcagttttgccacacaatatttaacaaagtgcatgtggttttcttttctgaaacattggtaaaacttgcagttttgccacacaaatgatgtatcaagtataaaatcagtgaatatgcatacatatatgaaaatcaacacaacatgttcttcaagatttcattcacaataaagaattgaacatgtaacacataacaatacatgtgttattaataatgtgttgtcatcataaaaaaccagaacactgtgagattaaggtttagctaaacaagtgcttcccttatcaacaatctcaacagctattcttggatttatctttaaggtgtcatgaaagtttaaccaatttatttatACACCTCAATGAGCTCAACTTAGTTGTAGTTACACTAACACACCTCAAAATTTCCAATgaacatttatgcaactaagaagctatttataacatgtttttttatctcattcTAAATAAATCCAATTATAACAAgtcctaattaaaatatttattaaagtacaaaaaccaattaagaatGCAATATTAAAGGCCAAATGAGGACACAAATATGTATTCATGCTAAATAAAACCAATTATAACATTAGTCCATTTCACAATATAAAACACATTGTTAATCCAAACTCTTATCTACATAAACCATGTCAAGACCACCAATCACCGTCATCCATACTCCAACACACATGACCAATTCACCAAAACTAGGCCTACGCACAAACGTAGGACTTTCTCGTTCACCAAAACAGGGCCTATGCACCAACGCCAATCTTGCCTGTTCACCAAAATAGGGCCTATGCACCAACGCAGGACTTACCTCATCACTAAAACAGGGCTTATCACCACAACAAGAACTCGCATCACGACTAAAGAGTACGTAAGACGACATACAACCCATTTTCTAAAACACAGTCCACCCACAAGATGGTTTATCAGACAATAGTaaggaaaaacaattaaaccaaTACTACAAACACTCTAAAATAATAGACACATGCACACGACAACATGGTAATCACATCACATAACTCtgaaagtaatttaaataactCAGCCTCCCCTAGACCAGCTCGACAAAGTGCTCAAAGAGCTCGGCCAAACCCATAGACGACAAGACCAAGTGCTAAAACCCCCAAGTTGACCTAAAAAACACTCAAAAATAATTTCCAAAACATAGGACCCGAGGTCCCAAAACAGCACGACCATACAGCTTCGCCAAAACACAATTAATTCAAACAACACCTCAAAAAGCTCAGCTAACCTCACCAGGAGGTCAGCCAAGAACCAAAAGCCCCCAAAATGACCCAAAAAACGTCCAAATCCAAGCTCCAGAACCTCGAAATTGTGGTCTGAAACATCCCAAACCTGGACAGCCCAACCAGATCGCCCAACTTGGCCATAACTTCGCCAACTCGATTTCACACTGTATTTCCTCTCAGAAAAGACCAACAAGGAACAAAACATGGAAACCGACCAAGGACTCATCAATACaatcataaaacataattatagcAACATAGGAAGAATGAAAGTCAACTATAGTAATACATATAATTCAACCATCCCTTAAACACCATAacctcatataaatcaacccgATTATGCGTGAGAAAATTATAATCATACATAAAGGAACTCAACCCCATGTAAAACAACCATAAAAAACTTGGCATAGTTTATTAACAATATGGTCTAGGCATATACCAACATGGCATTACACATACATAACCCAACAAGCCCATAACACATGTTATACTAACCTTATAACAACCCAGTCTCCTAAACTACTTagaacccgatccctcggcgtaaaaatgttaacaatatgatcttctttattaaaatgttaacgtcactttctaaattacttagaactcgatccctcggcataaaaagcctatccttaattattagaccacaatcccttgcatccctaataattaattctgcattacgaACAAAAGCTTAAGACGACCAAACATcttatccctatccctaggcaatatttcttttggttgaaattctccagatcatggtttctaggtatttcccaataacaaGGAAAGGAAAACATAATAAGCATTTAGCATaggagaaaatcactaacaattaatgaaaaaaccataaaataattcaaaacaaattcaaatacatgagagtttagaggttacatcttccccaacaacaaatgagtttagttctccatcgtcatggagaaccttggtgtacaatggaagaatgatataaaaaccctaaaaagagaagaagagagctCTCATGTCCCCAATCTGCCTAAAAAGGGGCAAAAAATGTGTTTCTATGCTTACGCCATCAAAAGATTCCAACCCTAAGGCGAGCAAGTCCTTAAATAGAGCAAAAATtgagtccaagcccaataacGTCGGCGCTCAACGCCCTTACTTAGGGCAACTGGGCGAGCTTGTGAGAGGAGTGGCGCTCAGGGCCCCTTAGAGGGCACCCAGGCATGGTGCGACAATTGAAGGTTGACGCTCAGCGCCCTTAATGGGGTGCCCGGGCGGTGATGCGTGGCTAGTGGTGCTCAGTGTAACACCCCTATCGGAATGCCacttgtaaataataaaatctgaaatctacgccaaattttttctttttttataaaatcacttATAAACGTTGATATAAAACCGCAgaatcaaataaaacattaatcttCTGAACGTATTACAACTAAAATTCAAACCttacaaaatattcaaattcgTTATACgaaaacataaaatttctttaaaacacaaataaatcCCATCAGTAAAATTTCTCGTTCTCTCGTCACGTTACTCCTGTCTTGCCTTATCTGCAatgccatctactcccgtataagtacgatcatcgtaggtggaaccacaaccacaaaagtaAAGGGTGAGTAACTAAGAACATAACATAGCATACAATTCAGTAATCATAACATCAAAACACAGACTATACCAGTCATTACATCACATTATCTCTCAATACTCAACTCATAACTCTGACATCACACTACGTCTCAATGCTTAACTCTAACACGTACTAAAATACTGATAGGTTTAGCGGCTAGGTTTATGTGAGAAGAAATAGAGGAGGCAAGTAGTTATAACTTCCTAGTAGGTGGTTATAACCTCCTGCAGTTGTGTTgtgtaatttatcttttatattatctttatgtTAGATGTTGGTAGGCAGTTTTTAGAAAGTTGTAAAAAGGGAAATTAGGGAGAGACAGGTCCTCTCGAAAGACCTGGAGTATTGTATGTTGAAGTTCTTCTGTTTTTATCACTTGGGTATAACAGTGGTGGTTTTCTAATTAAGTTCTTTTgagtaatatatttattcatcTCTCTAGTGAATTCTGCATACCTATCAAATTGGTATTCAGAGCCTCTTTCTTGGTACTGTGAGGGCGTGCGGGGAGTATGGTGAATACAAGAATGGAATCTCGATTAGATGTTGTGGACAAAATGCTGCAGGAATTAATCCAAGATAAGGATAGACAAGAAAATCAGTTTCATGAGCGTTTTCAGCGTTTGGAGGACATGATTAAAGGTTTAACGGCCGTGGTCGAATCGCTGTCTTGTAGTGCTACAAAGGGCAAAACTGCTTCAGTTATGAATGTTGGTCAAGGGTCACGTTGGGAAGAAGAGACAAGTCATCATTTGTCTTCCTCCAAATGGAGGAAACTGGACATTCCAAATTTTGCGGGTGAGGAGGCGTATGGGTGGACTAACCGTCTTGAACGTTATTTTCAATTGAAGGAAGTCAATGAGGAGGAACGCATGCACGCGGTCATAGTTGCTTTGGAAGGAAAGGCCTTAAATTGGTTTCATTGGTGGGAAACTTGCAATCCAAATCCTACGTGGGAAGCATTCAAGGTGGCCGTTGTCCACCGTTTTCAACCCACGATGCTTCAGAATCCTTTTGAACTTTTGATTGGCTTGCGCCAATAAGGGTTGGTGGAGGAGTATATAGAGCAATTTGAACAATATGCTGGGTTTTTGAAGGGAATTACTCAAGATTATTTGGTTGGCATTTTTCTGAATGGGTTGAAAGAGGAAATCAAGGCTGAAGTTAAGCTGTATGAACCCAACACTCGTCCAGAGTTAATGATGAAGGCTCAAATGGTGGAGGAAAAGGTTTAAATCATCTCAAAAGGCGACCCTTCCCATGTTCTACGTAATAACAATGTTTCCAAACCTATTTCAATGACTCGAAGTTATTCAAAGAATGGGGGCGGTTCATTAGGCTTTAATAATTCCAGCAGTGGTCGGGGGGAAACCAGTGCTTCAGCAGGAACATTTCGTAGTGTCAATTAGTCCAATCGAGCGCCTTTTCGAAAATTGTTGCAGGAGGAAATACAGGATAAGGTTAAGAAGGGATTATGTTTCAGGTGTGATGAGAAGTTTGGTCCTAATCATATTTGTAGAAATAAACAATGCACATGTTGCTTATGTTTGAGGAGGAATTATCTGGACTAGATACCCTTCAACCTCCTATTTATTCTCAATTGGAAGGGACAACAGAGACAGGTCAGATTTTACAACTATCTAAATTTACCATAGCAGGACTTACAACTAGGAAATCCTGGAAACTTTGGGGGACAATTGGGCAGGAGAAAGTAGTGGTTTTGTTGGATTGTGGAGCCTCCCACAATTTTATTTCTCCATATCTGATTACCAGATGTGGGTTACACCAAGAACCCACTATTCCATATGTGGTGGAGGTGGGTGATGGACATAAAGTGCATTGTCAGGggaagtttcatggttttgttcTAGAAGTACAGGGCCTGAAAATTCaactaattttttgttttcacatcGGGGAGTGCAGATGTTATCTTGGGATTACAGTGGTTGGCTTCACTGGGTGAGGTAAGGGATGATTTTAGCAATTTAAGATTAACAATTGGTAAGGGGAACGACGAGCACATCCTTGTGGGTGATCCCACTCTTTCCAAATCTGaatcttctttaaaaaaattggtgagTGCTTTTAACAACAATGACTCATGTTATGTGCTCAAATGGGacaaagagaaggaagagaatggTAGTATTGTTCCAGTACAACTTTTACCCATTTTGGAGTCCAATAATGACCTTTTTCAAGATCTAGTTCGCCTTCCTCCCAGTCGTCCTTATGATCATGCTATACATCTTCATGAGGGAGCATTTATTCCTAATCTTAGGCCCTACAAATACTCtcatcaacaaaaaaatgagATTGAACGTTTAGTCAAAGAAATGTTGCAAGCGGGAATCATCAAACCAAGCATCAGTCCTTATTCAAGCCCCATCATATTGGTCAAGGAGAAAGACGGCGGGTGACGGTTTTGTGTAGATTATCGGGCTCTCAATAAGATCACTATTCCCAACAAATTTCCTATTCCTGTCATAGAGGAATTGTTGGATGAGTTGGCTGGTGCAACCACATTTTCAAACCTGGATTTAAAATCTGGTTATCATCAAATTCTCATGAAAGAGGAGGACATTGATAAGACTGTTTTTCGACCCCATGAAGGCCATTATGAGCTTTTGGTCATGCCTTTTGGCTTGACTAATGCTCCCGCCACTTTTCAGGCTTTAATGAATCAAATTCTTAAACCATTTTTAAGGaagtttgttcttgtttttttttttttgatgacATACTGGTTTACAGTCCTACTATGGCTACTCATGTGACTCATTTGCAGGAGGTTTTGAAGTTGTTATAGTGTCATCATTTAAAACTTAATCATAAGAAGTGTATATTTGGCCAACTACAACTGGAGTATTTGCGTCACATCATTTCCAAGGATGGTGTGGCTGCCGATCCATCTAAAGTGAAAGCTATGACCAATTGGCCAGTTCCAAAAAATGCCAAGGCTTTGAGGGGATTTTTGGGGTTAATCGGatattataaaagatttgtGAAAGGGTTTGGTCAAATTGCCAAACCTCTCACACAATTATTAACTAAGGAGGGATTTTGTTGGACGCATGAGGCCCAACGGGCATTTGATGCATTAAAGAGTGTTGTTTCTAAATTGCCAATATTGGCTGTTCCAGATTTTTCCAAATCTTTCACCTTGGAAACAGATGCTTCTAGCAAAGGATTGGGGGTTGTTTTATTGCAAGANGGTCGGCCTTTAGCCTTTTGGAGTCAGNCCTTGTCTGACAGGGGTCAACAAAAATCTGTGTATGAGAGGGANTTGATGGCTATAGTNCAAGCNGTTCANAAATGGAAACACTATCTCATGGGTAGTCATTTTGTTATCGTTACAGACCAAAAGAGCCTGAAATTTCTCACAGACCAGCGCTTACTAACAGAACAACAATTTAAATGGGCTTCCAAGCTGATTGGCTATGATTTTGAGATACGTTTCCGCCCTGGCAAGGAGAATCACGTGGCATATGCTTTGTCCaggagaaaatattttatggttGTGTCTTTGTTTCAAACGAATGAATGGGAGACTTGGGAAACTGAAGTCCAACATGATCCTAAGTTGGTTTCTCTCATCCAATAATTATTGCTAAATCCAAAAGCTCGTGAGGGGTATGAGTTGAAGAAAGGAAGGTTGTTCTACCATGGGACATTGGTGTTACCTAGGAACTTTTCTCGCATTCGTAGTATCATCAAGGAGCTGCATGAGTCTCCTATAGGAGGCCACAGTGGGTACTTTAGGACTTTTAAAAAGGGTAGTAGGGGTATTGTACTAGGAGGGAATGAAGCGAGATATCAAAGATTTTGTGATGCAGTGTGCAGTCTGCCAATGCAATAAAACAGAGACATTGGCCCCTACAGGTCTGTTACAACCACTACCCATTCCTACCCAGGTCTGGTCAGATATTTCTATGGATTTTATTGGGGGTCTACCTAAGGTACAGGGCAAAGATACTATCTTGGTTGTGGTGGATCGACTTACCAAATATGCCCACTTTTTGGTACTTGCTCATCCTTTTACAGCAATTCAAGTGGCTGACTTATTCATCAAAGAAGTGGTAAGACTCCATGGGTTCTTTTCCACAATAGTTTTTGACCGTGACAAGCTTTTCCTAAGCACTTTTTGGCGTGAATTATTTAGACAATCTGGAACCAAATTGAAATTTAGCATAGCCTACCATCCCCAATCAGACGACTAAACAGAGGTTGTTAATCGTTGTTTGGAGACTTATCTAAGGTGTATGATAGGGTCTCAACCCAGAAAATGGCTACAGTGGTTGCGTTGGGttgaattttggtttaatacaaattatagTGCCTCTACAAAAATAACTCCTTTCAAAGCTCTCTATGGCTGTGACCCTCCACTAATTTACAAGggtgttgactcactggcaagtgtaccagatcgttccaagtaatataattggtaaaaacccaatatcgttcttcccaagagactcgaaaggccttatcgttcgtgtgaatcaaaatcgtaagacttgaNttccaagtaatataattggtaaaaacccaatatcgttcttcccaagagactcgaaaggccttatcgttcgtgtgaatcaaaatcgtaagacttgaaaataaaaactaattaattggATNtaagaacacaaaataaacatgcaaaagtatttgattcaattgacgagaagaaaactatggatgaatggagttgttgggggtttacaatttcatcttatccgctctctcttatttactcctcttgttttatatgcttgattatctaattgttatgcaactttcttagcctaccctaaacccgatccctcggcgaaaagagcctattactaattattggcttgctatccctagcctcccctagcaattaataatgcattatagagcagaagtgaaaaacaattgatcgtcctaccccaaacttagaactttgcttgtcctcaagcaaacaaaacaaaacagtaaacaaaacagagcttggctttatactatttcatccaatgattcaacactcctaaagtacatgacaaacactactcaatttcaaatcttcagtgaaatcaaattaagatgcatgcatgctttcaatccagagattgcacaacagatgttacatattatgaatgaccaatccactacgCAAAAATGTActaatgaaatttaacaattcaNaccaagcaagtgtttcactcaatcactcaagtgtttagggtgacactccgACTCTccatcattcacaagtcacaagaaataaaattgtcattcatctcaaacaattaacatctttacatgcaaatgccatcaaaaggacttttccaaggcttgtaatgaggttgagttagcaagaaaaattggtttttctggaaaacaaaatccttgagttaagagagctatcaagcattcaacatttaagcacaactctctttctcaccaatctcacttattcccaacttcttcccttttctttttcattgaactcttcttcatgctttttcttcttttcttttctttttctcatgcatttttctttttcacaattAAGCTCAATGTTTCTTAACagcttttcaatttcccccatgcaaccccaaacttgaaccttttcatcacatacagttaagctcatcccaactcaaggtaaagaatttcaagacaagggttcacctcctgtttaaggctaaggttcaaaaagggtataatattttaagctttatgggtgaaaatttggctagagaagggttttcaaaaatggccttgatcatatgacattcacatgcaattcaatcaatcatcaagattcaggaaatatcattcatgttttcctgtgaacaattcatataatcataaaaactctagagctcaatacctcacacaacatgctttctcacacaatattcatacatacaccctgcttagcatcataaccacaatcataattcactATACACCTGTTTCAccgaatatcaacatgcaacacagcctaattatcatccacatcaatcATCACCAAATaagctcatcatgcaaattagtcagtcaaacattttcagaaaagtatttaggccaagcatacacactgaaaataaaattcaacctattctaaaaaattaaaatgcaaaagtaaaagagagaacctaggttgcctcctagtagcgcttgtttaacgtcacaagcctgacccaaacctgtttggcacttgtcagtaagtgcaataccttccaacacccatcagtaggtgtgccttcctggaatccttcagtggattcaaaaattttagcatccctcagtagatgttatcccagtagcattcatcagtaaacgccgttagtgacatccatcagtaaatgtctaaccatatagcatccatcagtagatgctatcattactaccatcagaagcagcacataacccaaaaattaaaaaaattaaataagataaaataaaataaaataaaatcaattaaaatcaaataaaataaaataaaatcaaatcaaatcaaatcaaatcaaatcaaataaaataaaataaaataaaataaaatcaaatcaaataaaataaaataaaatcaaatcaaatcaaatcaaatcaaatcaaataaaataaaataaaataaaatcaaatcaaatcaaatcaaataaaattaaaacgaaataaaagataaaaaaaaattcagaaactgggttgcctcccagcaagcgctcttttaacgtcattagcttgacccggtagagttcaaacacccatcagtaggtgttgaaacTCCCTTTTGctttctattcttttctttttcttcttcctgttgaatttcttcagaaaattaagaactccaagcacttgtttccatgtttcagtcataggaactttaatctccaatttcttgaagatctccatgaagctcaaaaatttattttccttcctataatatttctttttatgaggaaggggtctttcatatgatcttttcttctttcccttcttcctctttttcttaatcttctccTTCCTCAACTTTNNNNNNNNNNNNNNNNNNNNNNNNNNNNNNNNNNNNNNNNNNNNNNNNNNNNNNNNNNNNNNNNNNNNNNNNNNNNNNNNNNNNNNNNNNNNNNNNNNNNNNNNNNNNNNNNNNNNNNNNNNNNNNNNNNNNNNNNNNNNNNNNNNNNNNNNNNNNNNNNNNNNNNNNNNNNNNNNNNNNNNNNNNNNNNNNNNNNNNNNNNNNNNNNNNNNNNNNNNNNNNNNNNNNNNNNNNNNNNNNNNNNNNNNNNNNNNNNNNNNNNNNNNNNNNNNNNNNNNNNNNNNNNNNNNNNNNNNNNNNNNNNNNNNNNNNNNNNNNNNNNNNNNNNNNNNNNNNNNNNNNNNNNNNNNNNNNNNNNNNNNNNNNNNNNNNNNNNNNNNNNNNNNNNNNNNNNNNNNNNNNNNNNNNNNNNNNNNNNNNNNNNNNNNNNNNNNNNNNNNNNNNNNNNNNNNNNNNNNNNNNNNNNNNNNNNNNNNNNNNNNNN
The nucleotide sequence above comes from Vigna radiata var. radiata cultivar VC1973A unplaced genomic scaffold, Vradiata_ver6 scaffold_147, whole genome shotgun sequence. Encoded proteins:
- the LOC106778660 gene encoding uncharacterized protein LOC106778660, whose protein sequence is MESRLDVVDKMLQELIQDKDRQENQFHERFQRLEDMIKGLTAVVESLSCSATKGKTASVMNVGQGSRWEEETSHHLSSSKWRKLDIPNFAGEEAYGWTNRLERYFQLKEVNEEERMHAVIVALEGKALNWFHWWETCNPNPTWEAFKGITQDYLVGIFLNGLKEEIKAEVKLYEPNTRPELMMKAQMVEEKWLASLGEVRDDFSNLRLTIGKGNDEHILVGDPTLSKSESSLKKLVSAFNNNDSCYVLKWDKEKEENGSIVPVQLLPILESNNDLFQDLVRLPPSRPYDHAIHLHEGAFIPNLRPYKYSHQQKNEIERLVKEMLQAGIIKPSISPYSSPIILVKEKDGG